Genomic segment of Triticum aestivum cultivar Chinese Spring chromosome 6A, IWGSC CS RefSeq v2.1, whole genome shotgun sequence:
GGTGATGCCTTGATAGCAATTGTCTTGAAACTATATATGTGGCGACTAACAACCATACCTTGTGAAGTAGAAGCCCAATCAATCCACATTGTCAAACCATTTGGTGTCAACAAAACTGAACTTATGAGAGATATGATGGTTGGGCCGGGAGGTCTTGTGTCCCGTAATTAGATGATGTGGGTGGTGCAGCGGCTAGGGCAGAGGGAGAGAGACTGGGAAATCCTATATATACCTAAATAGTTGGTCCCCGCTACTTCCATTTTTCTCAAGATGCACACATCCCACCTCACAACGCATGTCATGTCGTTCATCATCAAGTACATAAAATCCCTTCATATTCCATTTTCCGCCACATGCATTCCCTCCACATCATCAAGCATATGCAGGCCTTCAAGGTCATCCTTTTTTTCTAGCAACAAATCATCCCCCCGGAGCCAGAAGGTAACGATGCATTACAATGTGAAGTCTACCCTCCATTTACTGCTACCGTTCATATATCGCAAAAGTGGAGGGGCATTATTCTCATATATTCTAATTTTATTCTTGGAAATTTATTGATATAAATTCCCACAGCAAGGCGCTAGTTATTGGTAGCTTATTATTATCACCCTATTCAATAGCTCGTATCCCCTTATACAGATGTAAACACCCCAAACCTCCTTAAGGACTCCAAACTCTTTGGTAACACATTCTGGGAAAATGAAACCTACACCTTGTTGCACCATTGGCTTGCCTTGCGCGCGCCTAAGAGCGGCCCCACCGCTTATACTACTGCCCCCACATAACAGGGGGTAGATCAAAGGGAATTACCAAGTGAATTGGTATGTATTTTAGTGTAAATCAATACTTCAATTCCAGTGTAACAGATCAATAACAGTTCTATTTTCTAATATACATAAATGCTTCAAAAGTTCATTCTGGCAAGAtgctaatactccctctgtaaagtagtgatctaaacgctcttatatttctttacggagggagtacaatagaaGTGCCAAATATCCTAGATAATACAATGAAAGCGCTCACGGACATGTGagatttccttttctgtttattcTGGTATTCATAAAAACGCTGCATGTGAGGGGAAGCATATACTTCTAGGAGTTTATTTTCCTGCAATTACCCCTTGTATCATGTTGAACTTCATATTAAGTAGTTCAGATTATTCATAGGGAACTAAAATGAAATAAATGCACTGATATTTGGAAATCGGCAAGAAGGGACTGTGTAACACGGAGGTGAGAGACTACTGGAGGACAAATTACCTGCTTTCCTTGCGATTTCGCCGAAGGACCTCCTGGGCCAACCTGGCGGGCCTTGCCTGCAGGCTCAGAACCTTGTTTTGTATTAGCACTTGGGTTATAAGCATTATTTTTTATATCCTTGTTTTGTTGCATTGGGCGTGCCGATGCATTCTGTTGCATTGTCGGATGAGTAGGAACGGTTCCGATTTTCGCAGGAATCCTTCCATGAGGATGAAAGGGAGGTCGTGTTTCAGGCGCTTGACTCTGTGGTCTAAGAGGCATCGAACCACTGGTTGGCCGAGGGTACGACTGAGGGGTGTTAGTAGTTCCATATAATTGCTGTGAGGCTTGCTGGATTTCCGTGGGTTGCAGCTGTTTGTTACTTGTCTGTAGTGGAATTGGCAAGCTCATACCAGGTGGTCGATTCGGCACAGCATGCACCCCCTTTACATCTGGCTTTTGGATAGAATTATCATGAGCAAAGTAATGCATGCTGCTTTGCATTTGTGTGCCTGAAAGTGGCACAAAGTTCTGAGGTGAAGATGATCCCTGGCTTTTGTGGCCCTGGTTAGGTGGGGTGGGCATGCGAACTAGCTGATCAGGCAATTTTGCCGATCCACTCGCAGCTGTAGATGCTAGAGATGACGAAGGATGTTGATTTGCATTTCCCTGGTTATTATTTCGTTGTGCCTGAGCTTGCATCTGCAAACAAGAGCAAATAAAGCAAATATAGGCATGAGAACACAAAATATTACTGAAAGAATTGAGTCATTCAATAAACACGGAAACTCAAACTGGCTCCACGCTTGTCAAGCTTGATGAATAGTTAGCTATCAAGGGGAAAAGGGCAGGGATGGTGTTAACACCATGCATTCACCTGTGCAAAAACTTTATGAGCCGCCTGCTTGAGCATTTGATCCCCAACGATATTCCTTATGACTCTTAAGAAATCATCTTTATGGACTTCATTACGCTGCAAACACAGCATAGACGATCTTAGTAAACAGTTTCTATGTTGAGGTGCCTTTGTTACTCTTCTTTCATCAGTTCCCTCAACTTGTGCAACAATTTGTAACAAGAATGACAATCTGTTCTTTCAAAACAACATGTTCTCCTCTTCTGTTAGACAAGGAAACAAAGGGAAAATGCAGACTTTGCATTACTCTCTTCGCATTAATTTGATAAATAGATGCCTCGGAAACTTTATTAGTACTGATAGCATAATAACGGGGCAGCATAATCTGACACAAATTGGCAGCACAATCTATCATAGCCGCCACACCCTCACCCAAACGTGGCCCTAACTAATGTCATCGGTCAAATGGCTTCCAAAAAGAGCAACTCATTCTTTTTTTCCTTAGTAGTAAATACTGTTGGTCTCCACTAGTGTTATTATGGCCTTTTACTCTGCCAGTTTTTGCAACAAATACACTTAACGAATCTATAGTGTCGTAGCTATACAAGAAACAAACAAGTTTGACCAAACTAATAAATAAAATATGGAAATTTTCTCCATGCAATCAGTTTTCTTTTTATGAAACACATCAGCTAATAACAGAGTAATGAACAAAAACGCACCCTAAGTTTTGCCCATACAGATTGAAGCTGCATGTCTTTATCTCTGTCAAGATGCGCCTGTAGGATTGGAATCAACATATTAAATGGTATAGATGGCTGATATCCCCTCTTCCTTGTTTCCTGGGCACCATGCGGTGCTTGCTGACCGACAACTGGATTTACATGCTGCTGATCTCCTGAAGGCTGAGCGACATCTACCATGGAGCCTGTCAAACTCTGTTGACCAACATAGTCTGTTCCTTTTTCTGCCAACTGGAAGCTATTTGTTTCTGCCTGCTGCACTTGATTCTCACAACGTGGCTGCTCTTGTTCTGGCTGGTAATGGTGTTCCTCCTGTTGGATAAAGTTTTCATTTTCTGAAACTCCAGTTTCCAATTTTGGTTGAGACAACTGATATGATGGATTCATATGTGGTTGCCCTGCCTGCTGGCTTGACTGGGAACTTGCTTCCTGATCTGCTGCTTGCAGCTGACCAACTGTAGATTTGGACACATCACTTATGTCCTGTGGCAAAGTACCTGGAGTGCAGAAATAGAGATTGTTCATGTTTCACAGAGACTCAACAGCAAAAGGCAGGGACCATCACATTACTGAATAACTAGGACACCCAGAATCTCTAGGAATAGCAAGTTGCAAATAAAAGCACATAGTTGAAAACGCAACTCCTCGAaactaaacaagaaaagaaatagtGGTAAAAAAAGAAAGACAAGAACCATTTTATCAAAATCAGACGATGACTCATTAGGTAGGCACAAGTATCATGAATTTCTGACATGATTTCATGAAATGTTTTGCAAGGTCCGATAAGTGTGCCATAGGAAACAATCATTCTTTCCACCCATATACGAGCTGCTGAAACTTTTCCAAACTACTGACTGACGTGGATACAGGATGCAGAACTGTACCGATACGGGCGACTCAAATGCTACAAATAATCCTTCAAATTATGAGCAATTCATTCGCAATTTCAAGTTTTAACATGCTGTGCTTGCTGCACCAATTCCTACGCTCTACCCTTTTTGCTAAAAACAGCAGTAGCTCCATAAAAATCTTGGCTTTTTCAGTAGACCTGATTTCTTCCttatatttatcttattatgtaTTCCCCAGCATATAAAAACAAAATAATATCCATTAGTCTATTTGACAAAATAACATTGTGACTGTTAGCAAAGTTTTATCCATTTATCAATATCGTACAAAAACATTTATTTCCAATTGTTGACCTTCCTCAACAACCCGCCAAACTTTCAGCATTGGTTTTGCAGAGTTACCAATGCGCTGCAGGATTAATTTCACAAGTTTGCGGAGGAGCGAGGTGCCCATAACCCAAGATAAAGATTTCTTCCATGATGCCAAATAATCCGCTTAGTAACAAGACAGCTTGAAAGCCAGCCACGAATTCTTGCATGCCTCCACGCCAAAAAAAGGGGGGAAAGGCAAACTTGCATGCCAGCATGCAGCTGCGAGTGAATTACAAGCTCAGCAGGTTCCCACTACATCATAGCAGACAAACCTTGCATGGAGACAGATACTAAACTCTGTAGGCATCGAAAAGCAAATCAAGACAAACCTAATCGTGACAAATAGACCAAAACCTGGTCTTCGGAAGCTAATTACACAGCACTACGATACAAACGAGGGAGGGGGTGATGACTGATACCGCTGGATGAAGGGGCACCAGCGTCCCCTACGGCTTCCGGCGGCGGGGAGGACATGGAGGCAGCGAACAGCGAGCCCGGAACCACGAGCCGTGCGCGGCTCCGGCGTTCTAGGGTTTCGCGGGGCGGCGACGCTTAGGCCGCCGCAGAGGCACCGGGGAGCGCTGCCGTACGGAGGCCGCGGCGGAGCAATCGAGGGGATCTGCCGCGTTTCCCCGGCGGCCAAGTGGAGGCGCGGTAGGGACGGCGGGGGCGGCAGCGCCGAAGTGTGTTGACGCCGGTCACGGTCTCGAGCCACGGGCCCACGCGCGTCGCGTGCGGCGCGGAGGGGTTAGGTAGGATAGGGCAGCGGCGGTGCGGCCTGCTGGGCTTCAGTTTACGATAGATTGGGCTGCTCCGCCCGACGCCGAGTTTGGAAAAGGCAAGAAAAGGATAGGGACTTGCCAAACGGGCCGGGCCAAGCAGACCAGCCTGCGAGCACGCCGGCACAGCCCGTTATGGACAAGGCACGACACGGGCTAAACAGGCCGggcccggcacgcggcacgcctTAGGCCGTGCTTGGGCTGCTAGGCTGAGCACACGGGCCGGCACGGCATGACCCGATTatcttttttatatcttttttattttttatataccTATATAAGGCCAGTTGGCTTGGCATGCCAACGGGCTGGCCCGATTAGCAGTTGGGCCGTGCTGGGCTCTAAGGTGCAGCACGCGGGTTGGCACGGCACGACCCCGTAAGTAATCGTGCCTCGGCGGCCTGGGCCGTGCCAGCATGATTACAATCGGCTGGATCGGGCTGGACCAGGCCGGGCCGGCCCTTTTGGCAGCTCTGCTTGGAGTAGGGGCGTTATATAGCACCCGTGAGTCGGACGCggagtttctgcacccgagctcaaatgagctcgggtgaacagtaaaatcaaaactaaatcaaaaaaatttttaaaaaaaatctaattttttttaggagaaacattgacaaaagttttaagtgcttgcaaaaattcgccatgaaatcacatttctagaaggcgtggcaaaaaaaacaaaatcagtactctgaaaaagctactttcaaaagcattttggagcactgaatttgttttctttttgccACGCTTTACAGggatgtgatttcatgatgaatttttgcaagcacttagaatttttgtcaatgttt
This window contains:
- the LOC123127888 gene encoding transcription initiation factor TFIID subunit 4b; this encodes MSSPPPEAVGDAGAPSSSGTLPQDISDVSKSTVGQLQAADQEASSQSSQQAGQPHMNPSYQLSQPKLETGVSENENFIQQEEHHYQPEQEQPRCENQVQQAETNSFQLAEKGTDYVGQQSLTGSMVDVAQPSGDQQHVNPVVGQQAPHGAQETRKRGYQPSIPFNMLIPILQAHLDRDKDMQLQSVWAKLRRNEVHKDDFLRVIRNIVGDQMLKQAAHKVFAQMQAQAQRNNNQGNANQHPSSSLASTAASGSAKLPDQLVRMPTPPNQGHKSQGSSSPQNFVPLSGTQMQSSMHYFAHDNSIQKPDVKGVHAVPNRPPGMSLPIPLQTSNKQLQPTEIQQASQQLYGTTNTPQSYPRPTSGSMPLRPQSQAPETRPPFHPHGRIPAKIGTVPTHPTMQQNASARPMQQNKDIKNNAYNPSANTKQGSEPAGKARQVGPGGPSAKSQGKQAAPKTSTPPAARTKKSGGQKKSLETAGSAPPPTSKRQKTAGAFQEQSIDQLNDVTAVSGVNLREEEEQLLSAPKEESAATEAARRIVQEEEENLFLQKGPLLKKLAEIVLKSNLKNADADVGRCLSMCVEERLRRFISTLIRVSKQRTDAEKTGHRLVITSDVGRQILQMNQKAKEEWDKKQAETDKNKKQTEDGSSGGAELEKEKEESRPKNAKPNKEEDDKMRTTAANVAARQAVGGSDMFSKWQLMAEQAKQKRAPAPRPSHASGKGSAERSEASKRSHLAAFGTGGTERQGKGSFANRHSHGPQRTVSVKDVICVLEREPQMTKSRLIYRLYERLPGESTTD